The window TGGAGCTGTACTTCGACAAGGAGCACAGCCGGTTCGTCGGGCTGGACCGGCGCCGCGGCGGGGCGGGGCGCTAGCTCACCCCAGCAATGCGCACGGCGCATTGTTGGAGACCCCGAGCCGTACCGTGGAGAATTCCCCGGACGTGCTCCCTGGGCCTCCCTGCCCCCGCTTAACGCGTCGTGATGCCCGGGTACGGAGCCGCGCTGCGGGTGCTGCTGGCCGCGGCCGTGCTGCTGGCGTGGCCGGCGGGACCTGCCTGGCATGCGGCCGCCGCCGCGGTCGATCCCGCCCCCACGGCCGCCCCCGACCGTCCCTCCTGGCTGCCCCGCCGTGCGCTCTGGATCGAGGTATCGGCGAACCTCCCGCTGCTGAGCAGCCGGGCGGCCATCCGAGGTCTGGTAGCCCGGGTTCGGGCGGCCGGCATAGATACCCTTATCCCCGAGGCGAAGAACGCCTGGGGGTTTGTCACCTACGAGTCCGGCTTCGCCCCGCATATCCGGACCTCCCCGGTGGCGCGATCCTTTTCCCCGTCCTACCCTCCGCCGCGGGAATGGTACCCGGAGGCGTTCGACCCGCTGGCCACGGTGATCGAGGAGGCACACGCAGCGGGGCTGCAGGTACACGTCGCAGTCAACGTCTTCGGTGCGGGGCTGGACCGCGAGGGGGTGGGCCTGGCCTTTGAGCGACCCGCGTGGCGGGAGGTGCACGCGACCGGGACGCCGGGGGAGGCAGGCGTCACGCTGGCCTCCGGAGCGGGGACGCCTGGGGCCATCGTCTTTACCAACCCTGCGCACCCCGAGGTGCAGCTCTACGAGCTGGCCGTCCTGTGGGAGATCGTCTCGCGCTACCCCATCGACGGGATAGTCCTGGACCGGGCGCGCTATTCCGCCTTGTCGGCCGACTTCTCCGAGCTGACCCGGGCCCGATTCGAGGCGGCGCTGGACCGTCCGCTCGTCCGCTGGCCGGACGAGGTCCTCCGGCCCTCCGGGGAGAGCCTGCGCCGAGGGCCCCTCTTTGGCGCCTGGGTGGCGTGGCGCGCCCGTGTGATCCGGGAATTTGTGCGGGCAGCCGGACAGTTAGTACGCCGAATTCGCCCGGGGATCCCGCTGGCCATGTACGTGGGGGCGTGGTATCCCACGGCGTATGAGGTCGGACAGAACTGGGGTCGTCCCGACGCACCCCCGCTGTTTTCGGCCTGGACCCCGGCGTGGGGCGAGGCCTCCCTGCTCCCCCACCTGGACTACCTGATTGCTGGCCTGTACTACCCCTCGCTCTCACCGCGAGAGGCCCTCTTCCAGAGGAGGCCGCCCTGGCGCAGCGTCGCCGGCGGAGCGGCCCTCGCCCGGGAGGTGACGCGCGGCACCCCGGTGCTGGGAGGGATCTGGCTCCAGCTGTACGCCGCGGACCGGGCGCGCGGCAGGCGAGCGATCCGCACGGCCGCCCGCCAGACCGACGGCGTCATGGTGTTTGATCTCTCAGATGTGATTCAGGGAGACTGGTGGGAGGCGATAGCCCATCCCTGACGATAGCCAGTCCCTGAGAGGAGGCAGAGATGCCGCAAATCCCTGAAGCCATAGAGCAGCTCAGGGCGCACCTGGCGCCCATCGTCGACCTGCGCCACGCCGCCGGGGTTCTGGGCTGGGACCAGCAGACCCACATGCCTCCCGGCGGTGGGAGGGCGCGGGCGGAGCAGCTGGCCACCCTCAGCCGGCTCATCCACGAGATGTTCACCTCCCGGCGCACGGGGGAGCTGCTGGAGGCGGCGGAGCGGGCAGCGGAGCAGCTCGATCCCGACTCCGACGAGGCGGCACTGGTACGCGTGACGCGGCGCGACTATGACCGGGCGACGAAGCTCCCCTCCGAGTTTGTCGCCGCCCGCAGCCGCGCCTCCAGCCTGAGCATTGAGGCGTGGCGGCAGGCCCGTCCGGCCAACGACTTCGCCGCCTTCTGTCCGCACCTGCAGCAGATGGTGGACTACGCCCGCCGCACTGCCGACTACCTGGGATATGCCCAGCACCCCTATGACGCGCTGCTGGACCTCTACGAGCCGTTGATGACCTCGCGGGAGGTGACCGAGCTGTTCGCCAGACTGCGGGAGGGGATCGTACCGCTCGTGCGCGCCATCGCTGCGGCGCCGCAGGTGGATGACAGCGTTCTGCACCAGGAATACGACGAGGCGAAGCAACAGAGCTTCGCTCTGGAGGTGGTCCAGGCCTTCGGCTACGACATCTCCCGCGGCCGCCTCGACCGGGCGCCGCACCCCTTTGCCGCCAGCTTCAGCCGTGACGATGCCCGCATCACCACCCGGTTCGACCGTCGCTTTTTCAACCCGGCGGTCTTCGCCATCTTCCACGAGGCGGGCCACGCTATGTACCACCAGGGGATGGCTCCCTCCCTGGAGCGGACCCCGCTTGCCGGTGGCGCCAGCCTGGGCGTCCACGAGTCCCAGTCGCGGATGTGGGAGAACCTGGTCGGGCGCAGCCGGCCGTTTTGGCAGCACTACTTCCCCCGACTGCGAGAGCTCTTCCCGGAGCAGCTCACGGGGGTAGACGCGGAGGGATTCTACCGGGCGGTAAACAAGGTGCAGCCGAGTTTGATTCGGGTAGAGGCCGACGAGGTTACCTACAACCTGCACATCATCCTGCGCTTCGAGCTGGAGAAGGCCCTGGTGGAGGGGTCGCTCAGGGTGGAGGACGCCCCGGGGGCCTGGAACGCCAGGATGGCCGAATACCTGGGGGTGACGCCCCCCAGCGACGCCGACGGCCTGATGCAGGACATCCACTGGGCCAGCGGCTCCATCGGCTACTTCCCCACCTACACGCTGGGGAACGTGATGGCAGCCCAGCTCTTCGCTGCGGCCCTGCGGGAGCATCCCGCGCTCCCAGAGGATTTCGCCCGGGGGGAGTTCCGGGTGCTGCTTGAGTGGCTGCGGAAGCACGTCCACCGGCACGGGCGGAAGTTTTTCCCACAGGACCTCCTGCAGCGCGCCACAGGCAGCCGCCTCACCCCTGAGCCGTACCTGCGATACCTGTGGGTCAAATTTGGCGAGATCTACGGGATCAGCGCACCGGAAACGGCTGGTCTAAGTTTCCCTTGACGCGAACGTATGTTCGATACTAGGATCGACCCGGGATGGTAGTTTCAGCTCAGTCATCAGGGATGCTGACCCGGGGGGCTCCCGATCAGGGACACCTGGTTCCCTGGTCATTTTGGACGACAGGCATGCGCTCCACGGCACGGGTCCAGTGGGTGGAGGTCCAGGTCAAGTCGGTCCTTAATCGGGTCCGTGGGATGCCCTTCCGGTGGTCGATTAACCCGTATAGGGGATGCGCTCACGCCTGCGTGTACTGCTACGCCCGGCTCACGCACTGGTTCCTGGACCAGGACGGGATCCGCGACTGGTCCTCCCGAATCTTCGTCAAGGTAAACGCGCCGGAGGTGCTGCGCCGGGAGCTCACCCGACCCACCTGGCGCCGGGAGCAGGTGCACATCGGCACGGCCACTGACCCCTACCAGCCAGCGGAGGGTACCTACCGCATCACCCGCCGGGTCCTGGAGGTGTTGAGTAACGCCGACACGCCGGTCGCCCTGGTCACCAAATCTACCATGGTCGTCCGTGACCGGGACGTCCTGGGGAAGCTGGCCCGGGGACCCGGGGCCCTGGTCATGTTCAGCCTGACCACGGTGGACCCGGCCCTCGCCCGGGAGATTGAGCCCGACGTCCCCCCGCCGCAGCGACGTCTAGAGGCCATGTGCATGCTGGCAGAGGCAGGGGTGGCCACGGGCGTCTTCCTGGCTCCTGTGCTCCCGGGGATCACCGACGGGGAGGAGCAGCTGGCTGCGGTGGTGGAGGCGGCCAGGGCCTACGGGGCCTCCGCCCTCTTCACAAATACCCTCCACCTGGGCCAGGTCACACGGGAGGCGTTCTTTTCCTACCTGGAGCACAAGCGACCCGCCCTCGTGCCGGAGTACGAGCGTCTCTACCGGGGCAAGTATGCGCCCCGGGCCACGCAGCAGCGGATCCAGCAGGTTGTTGCCGCCCTCAAGGCGCGCGCGGGCTTTGCGGGCCCGCCGGTGAGACCAGCTCCTGTCCCTTCCGCCCAGCTCCGGTTGCTTTAGCTGCTTCGGAACGAGGGTTGCTGCGGAATGCCCGATGGCCCGGCTGGCCCGGGCGCGGCTGCCCGTTACCCGGCCGGTCCCCTCGTTGACAGACGCGGGTGTCCTCTCTAGGCTAGGCCCGTAGGTACCATGCGGGGAGGAGAAGTGCAGTCTCAGGTTCAGCCCGGGCTGGAGGGCGTGGTTGCCGCCGCTTCAGCCATCTGCTTTGTCGACGGGCACGAGGGGCGGCTTCTCTACCAGGGCTACGACATCCACGACCTCGCGGAGCAATGCACCTTCGAAGAGGT is drawn from Armatimonadota bacterium and contains these coding sequences:
- a CDS encoding family 10 glycosylhydrolase; translation: MPGYGAALRVLLAAAVLLAWPAGPAWHAAAAAVDPAPTAAPDRPSWLPRRALWIEVSANLPLLSSRAAIRGLVARVRAAGIDTLIPEAKNAWGFVTYESGFAPHIRTSPVARSFSPSYPPPREWYPEAFDPLATVIEEAHAAGLQVHVAVNVFGAGLDREGVGLAFERPAWREVHATGTPGEAGVTLASGAGTPGAIVFTNPAHPEVQLYELAVLWEIVSRYPIDGIVLDRARYSALSADFSELTRARFEAALDRPLVRWPDEVLRPSGESLRRGPLFGAWVAWRARVIREFVRAAGQLVRRIRPGIPLAMYVGAWYPTAYEVGQNWGRPDAPPLFSAWTPAWGEASLLPHLDYLIAGLYYPSLSPREALFQRRPPWRSVAGGAALAREVTRGTPVLGGIWLQLYAADRARGRRAIRTAARQTDGVMVFDLSDVIQGDWWEAIAHP
- a CDS encoding carboxypeptidase M32, which gives rise to MPQIPEAIEQLRAHLAPIVDLRHAAGVLGWDQQTHMPPGGGRARAEQLATLSRLIHEMFTSRRTGELLEAAERAAEQLDPDSDEAALVRVTRRDYDRATKLPSEFVAARSRASSLSIEAWRQARPANDFAAFCPHLQQMVDYARRTADYLGYAQHPYDALLDLYEPLMTSREVTELFARLREGIVPLVRAIAAAPQVDDSVLHQEYDEAKQQSFALEVVQAFGYDISRGRLDRAPHPFAASFSRDDARITTRFDRRFFNPAVFAIFHEAGHAMYHQGMAPSLERTPLAGGASLGVHESQSRMWENLVGRSRPFWQHYFPRLRELFPEQLTGVDAEGFYRAVNKVQPSLIRVEADEVTYNLHIILRFELEKALVEGSLRVEDAPGAWNARMAEYLGVTPPSDADGLMQDIHWASGSIGYFPTYTLGNVMAAQLFAAALREHPALPEDFARGEFRVLLEWLRKHVHRHGRKFFPQDLLQRATGSRLTPEPYLRYLWVKFGEIYGISAPETAGLSFP
- a CDS encoding radical SAM protein; amino-acid sequence: MPFRWSINPYRGCAHACVYCYARLTHWFLDQDGIRDWSSRIFVKVNAPEVLRRELTRPTWRREQVHIGTATDPYQPAEGTYRITRRVLEVLSNADTPVALVTKSTMVVRDRDVLGKLARGPGALVMFSLTTVDPALAREIEPDVPPPQRRLEAMCMLAEAGVATGVFLAPVLPGITDGEEQLAAVVEAARAYGASALFTNTLHLGQVTREAFFSYLEHKRPALVPEYERLYRGKYAPRATQQRIQQVVAALKARAGFAGPPVRPAPVPSAQLRLL